In Gammaproteobacteria bacterium, a single window of DNA contains:
- a CDS encoding PAS domain S-box protein: MAGHKALYKRNFLLIAVFSLAVLLLESMTSIFLYQTAFQKQRDQLLALVKSQATLIEAVARFDASFSASDHEKGATGATLSQVNEAHRNYSGFGETGEFLLARLENDNIVFVERTRHKSSQYPDRIPVSEKSGAGATLPMPVEYALSGKSGTVVAYDYRNKEVLAAYTYIPQLGYGLVAKIDMDEVRRPYIRMTLYGFGIALLVIAIASALLFRINKPMIKRIIDNENYNRMLFDSSPSGLALFNEQDRLIDANTAIFGILGYDASDQLQLNHGDLFPSGSPVLDSSVFASKSGYEKALYRKDGTKVFVRVSARYIEVNGRKLLLASMEDISQRRLAEQQAHESGEILRTILDSTGEGIYGVDMNGICIFANNSCATLLGYPDANSIIGKNMHSLVHSAVNKDREDMQDECIICKASRSDEESLSVNGIFRRRSGESFHAECWSQPMFQDGKIIGTVITFNDITERNIVERALRNSEARLNEAQRLAKVGAWELDLTNNRLEWSDEIFRIFEVDKARFDASYEAFLNTIHPDDRDMVNQAYTDSLANKAPYEITHRLKMSDGRIKHVRETCESFFDVDGKPVRSVGTVQDITEQVRAEKQIENMFRLSYDMVGLGNMNGRLTKINPSFRRTFGYDDKEILERRFISFIHPDDVASVKEVTQNLRKGKLQHLITNRCICKNGEYRWIEWNIHTSLQDNLFYLTGRDITDRKKTEQELDKYRHHLEDLVDERTNELKLVHEELVKNERLATLGRLTATVSHELRNPLGAIKPSIYVIRKKCAHGDERLLQAIDRVDRNISRCDHIIDELLDFTRHMTLSLQPVALDNWLGYIIDEMQIPESIPVNTQYDLDGYLADIDQNRLQRAVINVVENACQAIQEMSEIIGLGYVPKLGIATALRNDRIEITVTDNGNGIPATNMERIFEPLFSTKGFGVGLGMPTVKQIMTQHKGDIVIHSAEGKGTTVVLWLPVRQGHTVAA, encoded by the coding sequence ATGGCTGGACATAAAGCGCTGTACAAACGTAATTTCCTGCTGATAGCTGTCTTTTCCCTCGCTGTACTGCTGCTGGAGTCGATGACGTCAATTTTCTTGTATCAAACGGCATTCCAGAAGCAGCGCGACCAGTTGTTGGCACTGGTTAAAAGCCAGGCCACCTTGATCGAGGCGGTAGCCCGGTTTGATGCCAGCTTCAGCGCAAGTGACCATGAAAAGGGGGCAACAGGCGCCACCCTTAGCCAGGTAAACGAGGCCCACCGAAATTACAGCGGGTTCGGTGAAACCGGGGAGTTTCTGCTGGCGAGACTGGAAAACGACAACATTGTTTTTGTCGAAAGAACCCGCCACAAGTCATCCCAATACCCGGACAGGATCCCTGTTTCAGAAAAGAGCGGGGCTGGTGCAACGTTACCAATGCCTGTTGAATACGCGCTATCAGGCAAATCAGGCACGGTTGTCGCATACGATTACCGTAACAAGGAGGTGCTTGCCGCCTACACCTACATACCCCAGCTCGGCTATGGCCTTGTAGCAAAAATTGATATGGACGAGGTCAGGCGGCCTTATATCCGGATGACGCTGTACGGGTTCGGCATTGCATTGCTTGTCATTGCCATAGCCTCGGCCTTGCTGTTTCGCATTAACAAGCCGATGATAAAACGCATTATCGACAATGAAAACTACAACCGCATGCTATTTGACTCGTCACCTTCGGGACTGGCTCTGTTTAACGAGCAGGACAGATTGATTGACGCAAACACTGCCATATTTGGAATTCTCGGTTATGACGCCAGTGACCAGCTGCAACTGAATCATGGCGATCTGTTTCCTTCCGGGTCCCCGGTTCTCGATTCTTCAGTATTCGCTTCAAAAAGTGGTTATGAGAAGGCTTTGTATCGAAAAGATGGCACAAAAGTCTTTGTCAGGGTATCAGCACGCTATATTGAGGTGAACGGCAGAAAGCTCCTGCTTGCAAGTATGGAGGATATCAGTCAGCGAAGACTTGCCGAGCAACAGGCTCACGAATCCGGAGAAATACTTCGCACCATTCTCGACTCCACGGGTGAAGGCATATACGGAGTAGATATGAACGGGATTTGCATTTTCGCGAACAATTCCTGCGCAACCCTGCTTGGATACCCGGATGCCAATTCAATTATTGGAAAAAACATGCATTCTCTGGTTCACAGCGCCGTCAACAAGGACAGGGAAGACATGCAGGACGAATGTATCATCTGCAAAGCTTCCCGCTCCGACGAAGAATCCTTGTCTGTCAACGGTATATTTCGACGCCGCAGTGGAGAATCGTTCCATGCCGAGTGCTGGTCTCAGCCAATGTTTCAGGACGGAAAGATCATCGGCACGGTCATTACATTCAACGACATTACTGAACGTAATATTGTGGAACGGGCATTGCGTAACAGCGAGGCACGATTGAACGAAGCCCAAAGGCTGGCCAAGGTGGGCGCATGGGAGCTTGATCTGACCAACAATAGGCTGGAATGGTCTGACGAGATATTTCGAATTTTTGAAGTTGACAAGGCACGTTTCGATGCTTCCTATGAAGCGTTTCTCAACACTATACATCCCGATGATCGGGACATGGTCAACCAGGCTTATACTGACTCCCTGGCCAATAAAGCACCATATGAAATAACGCATCGCCTCAAAATGAGTGATGGCAGGATCAAGCACGTCCGTGAGACATGCGAATCATTCTTTGATGTTGACGGGAAGCCAGTGAGATCCGTGGGCACAGTCCAGGATATAACCGAACAGGTACGCGCCGAAAAACAGATTGAAAACATGTTCAGACTGTCTTATGACATGGTTGGTTTGGGAAACATGAATGGCCGCCTGACCAAGATCAATCCGTCATTCCGGAGAACATTTGGCTACGATGACAAGGAAATTCTTGAAAGAAGGTTCATCAGCTTCATACATCCGGATGATGTTGCCTCAGTCAAGGAAGTTACGCAAAATTTAAGAAAAGGAAAACTCCAGCATCTCATTACAAACAGGTGCATTTGCAAGAATGGAGAGTATCGCTGGATAGAGTGGAACATTCATACCAGTCTTCAGGACAATCTGTTCTACCTTACTGGTCGAGACATTACCGACAGGAAGAAAACGGAACAGGAGCTGGACAAGTACCGCCATCATCTTGAAGATCTTGTCGATGAGCGCACAAACGAATTGAAACTGGTTCACGAAGAACTGGTGAAAAACGAGCGCCTAGCCACTCTCGGCCGCCTTACTGCAACCGTATCTCATGAGCTTCGCAATCCATTGGGCGCCATTAAGCCTTCCATCTACGTAATACGCAAGAAATGCGCTCATGGTGATGAACGATTGTTGCAGGCCATAGACCGGGTTGACCGCAACATCAGCCGATGTGATCACATTATAGACGAGCTGCTGGATTTCACCCGGCACATGACCCTGAGCCTGCAACCCGTAGCGCTGGACAACTGGCTGGGCTACATAATTGATGAAATGCAGATTCCGGAATCAATACCCGTCAATACCCAATACGATCTTGATGGATACCTGGCGGATATAGATCAGAACCGGCTGCAGCGCGCGGTAATCAATGTTGTAGAGAATGCGTGCCAGGCCATACAGGAAATGTCCGAGATAATCGGGCTAGGCTATGTACCGAAGCTGGGGATTGCAACAGCATTGCGTAACGACCGAATAGAAATTACCGTAACCGACAACGGCAATGGCATACCGGCCACTAACATGGAAAGGATATTTGAGCCGTTGTTTTCAACCAAGGGTTTTGGTGTCGGACTGGGCATGCCTACGGTCAAGCAAATCATGACGCAACACAAGGGCGATATTGTCATACACAGCGCGGAAGGAAAGGGCACAACTGTAGTCTTATGGCTGCCTGTACGACAGGGTCACACTGTCGCAGCCTGA
- the recJ gene encoding single-stranded-DNA-specific exonuclease RecJ: protein MTNIKRRTPEQHTLPDDLHPLLRRIYAARNVTDPTQLDMSLQSLPGHDQLKGMAQAAKRIADAIEAGDKILVVGDFDADGATSCAVAVRGLRALGAGQVDFLVPNRFEFGYGLTPAIVGLAAKYSPDLIITVDNGIASINGVNAANDAGIPVVVTDHHLPGDQLPDAAAIVNPNQPGCSFPGKSLAGVGVLFYVLLGVRHELRTRGCFDASAQPNLAMLLDLVALGTVADVVPLDRINRVLVSQGLARIRAGQCCPGIHSLALIAGRPMHRLNTSDLGFFLGPRLNAAGRIDDMSLGIRCLLTDSAAEARQLAETLDKLNLERRQIQQSMQDDADKALKECTDGYEHRKSICLYQPHWHQGVVGLVASRLKERFHRPVIAFAPGDSGELKGSGRSIEGFHIRDALDRVATRYPGLLHKFGGHAMAAGLSLDVKHLESFVDAFEETAGVLLDADSLVGSMYTDGELEPEHFNLEVAELLARSGPWGQGFPEPAFEGEFSVTSKRLVGDNHLKLVLQPIKGGVDIEAIAFGMAPDGVVPDLRRVYAVFRLEVNDFRNRIVAQLRIEHLEPAPSSFGPTVEIP from the coding sequence ATGACCAACATCAAACGACGAACACCGGAACAGCATACGCTGCCTGATGACCTTCACCCCCTGTTGCGCCGAATCTATGCGGCACGCAACGTCACCGACCCGACACAGCTGGATATGTCACTGCAGTCATTACCAGGTCACGATCAACTCAAGGGCATGGCGCAGGCCGCGAAGCGCATCGCCGACGCTATAGAGGCGGGTGACAAGATACTGGTAGTCGGAGATTTCGACGCCGATGGCGCGACCAGCTGCGCTGTTGCCGTGCGAGGACTGAGAGCGCTGGGTGCCGGCCAGGTGGATTTTCTGGTGCCAAACCGTTTCGAGTTTGGCTATGGCCTGACACCCGCGATAGTTGGTCTTGCAGCTAAATACTCGCCCGACCTGATTATTACTGTTGATAATGGTATTGCAAGTATCAACGGCGTGAACGCAGCCAACGATGCCGGCATCCCGGTTGTTGTTACAGACCATCATTTGCCAGGCGATCAATTACCGGACGCCGCGGCAATAGTTAATCCGAATCAACCCGGCTGCTCCTTTCCGGGCAAGTCCCTCGCCGGTGTAGGTGTACTCTTTTATGTGCTCCTGGGAGTGCGTCACGAGCTCCGTACACGCGGGTGTTTCGATGCATCTGCGCAACCCAATCTGGCTATGCTGCTCGATCTTGTCGCGCTAGGAACCGTAGCCGATGTAGTCCCCCTGGATCGTATAAACCGTGTACTGGTCTCCCAGGGACTGGCGCGTATACGCGCCGGACAATGCTGCCCCGGTATTCACTCCCTGGCCTTAATCGCCGGACGCCCCATGCATCGACTGAACACATCCGATCTCGGATTTTTTCTCGGCCCGCGACTGAATGCAGCGGGGCGAATTGATGACATGAGTCTTGGTATACGCTGCCTGCTGACTGACTCAGCAGCCGAGGCCAGGCAACTGGCAGAAACACTGGACAAGCTCAATCTTGAACGACGCCAGATTCAGCAGTCCATGCAGGACGATGCTGACAAGGCGTTAAAGGAATGTACCGACGGATACGAACATCGAAAAAGCATTTGCCTCTATCAACCGCATTGGCATCAGGGTGTAGTTGGACTGGTCGCTTCGCGATTAAAGGAACGCTTTCATCGGCCTGTCATCGCATTTGCGCCCGGTGATTCCGGCGAACTCAAAGGCTCAGGGCGCTCTATCGAAGGATTTCATATTCGTGACGCCCTGGACAGGGTGGCAACACGCTATCCCGGGCTGCTCCACAAATTCGGTGGTCATGCCATGGCGGCAGGACTGAGTCTTGACGTGAAGCACCTTGAATCCTTTGTGGATGCGTTTGAAGAGACTGCCGGTGTACTGCTGGATGCTGACAGCCTGGTGGGTTCAATGTATACGGACGGCGAGCTGGAACCCGAGCATTTCAACCTGGAGGTTGCCGAACTACTGGCCCGGAGTGGCCCATGGGGCCAGGGATTTCCCGAGCCTGCGTTTGAAGGGGAATTTTCAGTCACGTCGAAACGGCTGGTCGGAGACAACCACCTTAAGCTGGTACTGCAGCCCATCAAAGGCGGTGTGGATATCGAAGCCATAGCATTTGGCATGGCCCCGGACGGCGTTGTGCCGGACCTGAGGCGCGTTTACGCTGTATTCCGCCTCGAGGTAAATGACTTTCGCAACAGGATAGTTGCACAGCTTCGAATCGAACACCTGGAACCGGCGCCATCAAGTTTCGGGCCAACGGTCGAAATTCCCTGA
- a CDS encoding 3'-5' exonuclease codes for MNVFVFDIETVPDFELGRKLYDLDPVLKDADVASIMFQKRREETGESEFLRHHMHRIVAISAVFRHGDSVKVWSLGDPDSDEKELVRRFFDGIDRYTPTLVSWNGSGFDLPVLHYRALKHGVVAGRYWDTGEDDRDFKWNNYISRYHQRHTDLMDVLAAYQARANAPLDQIALMLGLPGKMGMSGSKVCDQFIDGNIIDIRNYCETDVLNTYLVYLRWLLTKGQLTEAAWQQEIDLVRVELRNSGTAHLLEFLEAWEQG; via the coding sequence ATGAATGTTTTCGTTTTTGATATCGAAACCGTTCCGGATTTTGAACTTGGACGGAAACTCTACGATCTTGACCCGGTTCTGAAAGATGCGGATGTGGCCAGCATCATGTTTCAGAAACGCCGCGAAGAAACCGGCGAATCGGAATTTCTCCGTCATCACATGCATCGCATTGTTGCGATTTCCGCGGTATTCCGCCACGGCGACAGCGTAAAGGTCTGGAGTCTCGGTGATCCGGATTCGGACGAAAAGGAACTGGTGCGGCGCTTCTTTGACGGGATTGATCGCTATACACCGACGCTCGTGTCATGGAACGGTAGCGGCTTTGATTTACCGGTACTGCATTACCGTGCTTTAAAGCACGGCGTTGTCGCTGGACGCTACTGGGATACAGGTGAAGATGACCGTGATTTCAAATGGAACAACTACATCAGCCGTTATCATCAACGCCATACGGACCTGATGGACGTACTGGCCGCCTACCAGGCGCGAGCCAATGCGCCGCTTGACCAGATCGCGTTGATGCTCGGGCTTCCGGGAAAAATGGGAATGAGCGGTTCCAAGGTATGCGACCAGTTCATTGATGGCAACATCATTGATATCCGCAACTATTGTGAAACAGACGTGCTTAACACATACCTCGTGTACCTGCGCTGGTTGCTGACCAAGGGTCAACTGACAGAAGCCGCGTGGCAACAGGAAATCGACCTGGTCAGGGTCGAGTTACGCAATTCCGGCACAGCCCATTTGCTGGAATTCCTCGAAGCCTGGGAACAAGGTTGA
- the rlmD gene encoding 23S rRNA (uracil(1939)-C(5))-methyltransferase RlmD, with the protein MARRRSRVRRPAEPVEVSITELEHDGRGVGRIQGNDNETNNGKVVFVDGALPGETVIAQPVHDRSKFSSAVTIEVLAAAPERIQPACEYFELCGGCSLQHMAHDAQISAKQKLLASQFEQLGFCQPETWLEPVTGPQWHYRRKARLGARFVPKKGGMLIGFREKRSSYLTGLQKCLVLDQRFSGALPKMHELVSSLSTPDRIPQIEVAAGDNEAVIVVRHLEPLNDNDLTLLRAFGKQTGLQVWLQPKGPDSIHCLYPAVPAPLNYRLEKFDLEMRFRATDFTQVNADINNSMIDLAIDMLELDQDDNVLDLFCGLGNFTLPIARKAGKVLGIEADEYLVAAARENADRNGIFNAEFRAGNLYEEVQPPAWHGFRFSKLLLDPPRSGAMEPIKELPDARSGPERIVYVSCNPATLARDANVLVNRKGYRMAQAGIMDMFPHTSHVESIALFLRP; encoded by the coding sequence ATGGCAAGACGCAGAAGCAGGGTCCGCAGACCGGCCGAGCCGGTAGAAGTCAGCATCACCGAGCTGGAACATGATGGCCGCGGAGTCGGGCGCATCCAGGGCAACGATAATGAGACAAATAACGGCAAGGTGGTGTTTGTTGATGGCGCCTTGCCCGGCGAAACCGTCATTGCTCAACCGGTTCACGATCGCAGCAAATTTTCCAGCGCTGTTACCATTGAGGTCTTGGCCGCGGCTCCCGAGCGCATACAGCCGGCGTGTGAATACTTTGAACTGTGTGGTGGTTGCAGCCTGCAACACATGGCTCATGACGCACAGATTTCTGCCAAGCAAAAACTGCTCGCCAGTCAATTTGAACAACTCGGATTTTGTCAGCCCGAAACCTGGCTGGAGCCAGTAACCGGTCCGCAATGGCATTACCGACGCAAGGCAAGGCTGGGTGCGCGTTTCGTCCCGAAAAAGGGTGGTATGCTAATTGGTTTCCGTGAAAAACGGTCCAGCTATCTAACCGGCCTGCAGAAATGCCTTGTGCTGGACCAACGGTTTTCCGGCGCATTGCCGAAGATGCACGAACTGGTCAGCAGCCTGAGCACGCCTGATCGTATTCCGCAAATTGAGGTGGCGGCAGGCGACAATGAAGCAGTAATTGTTGTTCGCCACCTCGAACCGCTGAATGACAACGATCTCACACTGCTACGCGCATTTGGCAAGCAGACCGGGTTGCAGGTCTGGCTGCAACCAAAGGGGCCGGACAGCATTCACTGCCTTTATCCAGCGGTGCCTGCGCCGTTAAACTATCGCCTGGAGAAGTTCGACCTGGAGATGCGCTTCAGGGCGACCGACTTTACCCAGGTCAACGCCGACATCAATAACTCGATGATCGACCTTGCCATCGACATGCTTGAGCTTGACCAGGACGACAATGTTCTCGACCTGTTTTGTGGTCTGGGCAACTTTACTCTGCCGATTGCGCGCAAGGCAGGCAAGGTGCTGGGCATCGAAGCTGACGAATATCTTGTTGCTGCTGCACGCGAAAATGCCGACCGCAACGGGATTTTCAATGCCGAGTTTCGCGCCGGTAATCTGTATGAAGAAGTGCAGCCACCTGCATGGCACGGATTCCGTTTCAGCAAGTTGTTGCTGGACCCGCCGCGATCAGGGGCCATGGAGCCAATCAAGGAACTGCCTGATGCCAGGTCAGGACCGGAACGCATTGTCTATGTCTCGTGCAACCCGGCAACACTTGCCCGGGACGCCAACGTCCTGGTCAACAGGAAAGGTTACCGAATGGCGCAGGCAGGCATCATGGATATGTTTCCTCATACCAGTCATGTAGAGTCCATTGCCTTGTTTCTTCGACCATGA
- the cysM gene encoding cysteine synthase CysM, whose amino-acid sequence MKQNISTLEAFVGNTPLVRLQRLPGASSNTLLAKLEGNNPAGSVKDRPALSMIRHAEARGEIQPGDTLIEATSGNTGIALAMAAAIKGYNMKLIMPEHMSVERRAVMKAFGAEIILVSEQAGMEGARDLALEMETEGKGRVLDQFSNPDNPRAHYETTGPELWRDTNGTLTHFVSSMGTTGTIMGTATYLREQSTKVQIVGVQPEDGSQIPGIRRWPEEYLPKIYDASIVDRIIDVSQEEAEQMTRRLAKEEGIFCGISSGGAMAAALKLSESIEDAVIAVIICDRGDRYLSTGVFPE is encoded by the coding sequence ATGAAACAGAATATTTCTACACTGGAGGCCTTTGTCGGCAACACGCCGCTGGTTCGGCTGCAACGACTGCCCGGGGCCAGCAGCAACACGTTGCTGGCAAAACTTGAGGGTAACAACCCGGCCGGCTCGGTCAAGGATCGCCCGGCGCTAAGCATGATTCGGCACGCCGAAGCGCGGGGCGAAATCCAGCCCGGCGATACACTCATCGAAGCAACCAGCGGCAACACCGGCATCGCCCTGGCCATGGCTGCAGCCATCAAGGGCTACAACATGAAGCTGATCATGCCCGAGCATATGAGTGTTGAAAGGCGCGCCGTCATGAAAGCGTTTGGTGCCGAGATTATTCTGGTATCCGAACAAGCCGGGATGGAAGGTGCCCGCGACCTGGCCCTGGAAATGGAAACTGAAGGCAAGGGCAGGGTGCTGGATCAATTTTCCAACCCTGACAACCCGCGGGCGCATTACGAGACTACCGGCCCTGAATTATGGCGCGATACTAACGGCACCCTGACTCACTTCGTCAGCAGCATGGGTACGACCGGCACCATCATGGGTACCGCAACCTACCTGCGAGAACAAAGCACCAAGGTACAAATTGTCGGTGTGCAACCGGAAGACGGCAGCCAAATCCCCGGTATTCGCCGTTGGCCCGAAGAATATTTGCCAAAGATATATGATGCCAGCATTGTCGACAGGATCATTGATGTCTCCCAGGAAGAGGCCGAACAAATGACCCGTCGATTGGCGAAAGAGGAGGGGATATTTTGCGGTATCTCTTCTGGCGGCGCCATGGCGGCCGCGCTGAAATTATCCGAGTCGATAGAAGATGCTGTTATTGCCGTCATTATTTGTGACCGGGGTGATCGCTATTTGTCGACAGGTGTATTCCCGGAATAA
- the nagZ gene encoding beta-N-acetylhexosaminidase, with product MMDLRGTQLQEDERDMLRHPLTGGLIFFSRNFESAQQIEELAKEIHALQKRRLLICVDHEGGRVQRFREGFTVLPPMRRFGEIYGENRKRAKRLAEMAGWLMATELNAVGIDFSFAPVLDLDFGVSEVIGDRSFHRDPDVVSDLAHSLIIGMKKGGMAATGKHFPGHGAVAADSHVALPVDERSLADIRMDDLVPFERLVEYGLAGIMPAHVRYPRVDEAPAGFSRVWLQQILRKELNFQGVIFSDDLTMEGATVAGDIVARAEVAIDAGCDMALVCNNSNEVARLLDGYRREPEPTSMLRLARMHGKPVLARTALAGDPRWQESTEAISRLV from the coding sequence ATGATGGATCTGCGCGGCACGCAGTTGCAGGAAGACGAGCGCGACATGTTGCGCCACCCGCTGACCGGGGGGCTGATTTTTTTCAGCAGGAACTTCGAATCAGCCCAGCAAATAGAGGAGCTGGCCAAGGAAATTCATGCGCTACAGAAGCGGCGCCTGCTCATATGCGTCGACCATGAAGGCGGCCGGGTACAGCGGTTCCGCGAGGGGTTTACCGTTCTGCCACCCATGCGCCGTTTTGGCGAGATATATGGTGAAAATCGCAAGCGCGCCAAGCGTCTGGCCGAAATGGCAGGCTGGCTCATGGCAACGGAATTGAACGCCGTGGGTATTGATTTCAGTTTCGCGCCCGTACTTGACCTGGATTTCGGCGTCAGCGAAGTCATTGGCGACCGGAGTTTTCATCGGGATCCGGACGTGGTCAGCGACCTGGCTCACTCACTGATTATCGGCATGAAAAAGGGCGGCATGGCCGCTACCGGCAAGCATTTCCCCGGCCACGGTGCCGTGGCTGCCGATTCACACGTGGCTCTGCCCGTTGACGAACGCTCCCTGGCCGATATTCGCATGGACGACCTGGTACCGTTTGAACGCCTGGTCGAGTACGGCCTGGCAGGAATCATGCCGGCGCATGTGCGTTACCCTCGCGTTGACGAGGCGCCGGCCGGGTTTTCCCGGGTCTGGCTGCAGCAGATCTTGCGTAAAGAGCTGAACTTCCAAGGGGTCATATTCAGTGATGACCTGACAATGGAGGGTGCCACCGTGGCCGGCGATATAGTCGCCCGGGCCGAGGTCGCCATCGATGCCGGTTGCGACATGGCTCTTGTGTGCAATAACAGCAACGAAGTCGCACGGTTGCTCGATGGCTACAGGCGGGAACCTGAACCAACCAGCATGCTTAGACTGGCTCGCATGCACGGAAAGCCTGTGCTGGCACGGACGGCGCTTGCCGGGGACCCTCGCTGGCAGGAATCCACTGAAGCCATCAGCCGGCTTGTTTAA
- the speD gene encoding adenosylmethionine decarboxylase, with amino-acid sequence MKLESFNNLTKTLSFNIYDIAYTRTEAEQKSYIAYIDEEYNAERLTNILKEVADIIGANILNIAHQDYEPEGASVTMLISEEPITEEPENPEAPGPLPDTVVAHLDKSHLTVHTYPESHPVNGISTFRVDIDVSTCGKISPLRALNFLIHSFDSDIVICDYRVRGFTRDIKGTKHYIDHKINSIQNFMDKQTLERYQAVDVNVYQENMFHTKMMLKDIDLDNYFFNFHPDDLSTQERSKASKNLKREMLEIFYGSNMPR; translated from the coding sequence ATGAAGCTCGAGAGCTTTAATAATCTCACCAAGACCCTGAGTTTCAATATCTACGATATTGCCTATACGCGTACCGAGGCGGAACAAAAGTCCTACATAGCCTATATCGATGAAGAATATAATGCCGAGCGCCTGACCAACATTCTGAAAGAGGTCGCGGATATAATAGGCGCCAATATTCTCAATATCGCCCACCAGGACTATGAGCCCGAAGGCGCCAGCGTCACCATGCTAATCTCTGAAGAACCGATTACCGAAGAACCGGAAAATCCCGAAGCGCCCGGTCCACTGCCGGACACCGTTGTCGCCCACCTGGACAAGAGTCACCTGACGGTACACACCTACCCTGAAAGCCACCCGGTTAATGGCATCAGCACTTTCCGCGTCGATATTGATGTATCAACCTGCGGCAAGATTTCGCCACTACGCGCGCTGAACTTTCTTATCCACAGCTTTGACTCGGACATTGTTATTTGTGACTACCGCGTTCGTGGTTTTACGCGTGATATCAAGGGCACCAAGCATTACATCGACCACAAGATCAATTCCATTCAGAACTTCATGGACAAGCAGACTCTTGAGCGCTACCAGGCAGTTGATGTGAATGTGTACCAGGAGAACATGTTCCATACCAAGATGATGCTCAAGGATATCGATCTGGATAACTACTTTTTCAATTTCCATCCTGATGACCTGTCCACGCAGGAGCGAAGCAAGGCCTCCAAGAATCTCAAGCGAGAAATGCTGGAAATCTTCTACGGCAGCAACATGCCGCGTTAG
- a CDS encoding L,D-transpeptidase has product MNQTETGTYRIVVDTSKQELHLFADGQRMKTYAISTGKNGIGELSGSEKTPRGQHYIRAKIGAGKPANTVFVGRRDTGEVFSETLRETHPDRDWILTRIMWLCGCEPGFNRGGNVDTMRRYIYIHGSPDADEMGKPGSHGCIKMKNQDVVELFDLVPAGTTVTIDEGS; this is encoded by the coding sequence ATGAACCAAACTGAAACCGGAACATATCGGATTGTCGTGGATACCTCGAAGCAGGAGCTGCACCTGTTCGCGGATGGTCAACGCATGAAAACCTATGCCATTTCAACCGGCAAAAACGGTATTGGCGAACTCAGCGGCAGTGAAAAGACGCCCCGGGGACAACATTATATTCGCGCCAAGATCGGTGCAGGCAAGCCTGCCAACACCGTTTTTGTCGGCCGTCGTGATACCGGCGAGGTGTTTTCCGAGACCCTGCGCGAAACTCACCCGGATCGTGACTGGATCCTGACCCGGATTATGTGGCTGTGCGGTTGTGAACCGGGTTTCAATCGCGGAGGCAATGTCGATACCATGCGCCGCTATATCTACATCCATGGCTCGCCCGATGCCGACGAGATGGGTAAACCTGGATCCCATGGCTGCATCAAGATGAAAAACCAAGATGTTGTCGAACTGTTTGACCTGGTACCTGCAGGCACCACGGTAACCATAGACGAGGGAAGCTAG
- the efp gene encoding elongation factor P, whose product MKISAFDIRPGNLIEHNGKLWRVAKIQHVKPGKGGAFMQVEMKDIASGSKLHERFRSEDKVEKAHVEAREMQYLYQDGESLIFMDNASYEQVAIPVEDLEAQMGYMLPNTVAVVTFHGDTPIGLDLPASVVLEVVETEAAIKGQTASGSGKPARLETGITVTVPAFVNTGDKVKVNTDTGDYMERA is encoded by the coding sequence ATGAAAATCTCAGCATTTGATATTCGCCCGGGCAATCTCATTGAGCATAACGGAAAGCTGTGGCGTGTAGCCAAGATTCAGCACGTCAAGCCCGGCAAAGGCGGCGCTTTTATGCAGGTGGAGATGAAAGATATTGCCAGCGGCTCCAAATTGCATGAGCGTTTCCGCTCTGAAGACAAGGTTGAGAAGGCCCATGTTGAAGCACGGGAAATGCAGTACCTGTACCAGGATGGAGAAAGCCTGATATTTATGGACAACGCCAGCTACGAACAGGTAGCGATTCCGGTAGAGGATCTGGAGGCGCAAATGGGCTACATGTTGCCCAATACTGTCGCCGTGGTGACTTTTCACGGCGACACTCCCATCGGACTGGATCTGCCCGCTTCCGTCGTCCTGGAAGTCGTGGAAACAGAAGCGGCCATCAAGGGTCAGACGGCTTCCGGATCCGGCAAACCTGCCAGGCTGGAAACCGGCATCACTGTGACTGTGCCCGCATTTGTGAACACCGGTGACAAGGTAAAGGTTAATACCGATACTGGCGACTACATGGAACGCGCCTGA